From the genome of Cryptococcus depauperatus CBS 7841 chromosome 1, complete sequence, one region includes:
- a CDS encoding NADH-cytochrome b5 reductase 1 has protein sequence MNSVGELVEKLSPHAGAIGGVFAALLLGLFLAFQRKEDRKVLDPVEWRSFKLVSKDHLSHNTALYRFALPRPNDSLGLPIGQHISVAAEIDGKQIVRSYTPTTLDNDKGHFDLVVKTYEKGNISRYLSLLTIGQEVRIKGPKGKFVYTPNMSPALLMIAGGTGITPMYQIIKSSLQTPGDATKLSLIYANVEEDDILLRKELESLRDSSNGRFTLYYVLNKPPSSWTGGVGFVTKDMIENHMPAKDVGDERVLMCGPPPMISAMKGHLAQLGYPAPRTVSKLEDQVFLF, from the exons ATGAACAGTGTTGGCGAACTCGTAGAAAAGCTATCTCCTCATGCTGGCGCTATCGGTGGTGTCTTTGCTGCTTTGCTACTAGGTCTTTTCCTCGCTTTTCAAC GCAAGGAAGATAGAAAAGTTCTTGATCCTGTTGAATGGAGGTCTTTCAAATTGGTCTCCAAAGACCACTTATCTCACAATACTGCTCT TTATCGATTCGCTCTTCCTCGACCCAACGACTCTCTCGGACTCCCTATTGGTCAACATATTTCCGTCGCTGCAGAGATTGACGGCAAACAGATTGTTAGGTCTTACACTCCTACAACCCTGGATAACGACAAAGGACATTTTGATTTGGTTGTAAAA ACTTATGAAAAGGGAAATATTTCTCGCTATCTGTCTCTCCTTACCATCGGTCAAGAAGTCAGGATCAAGGGACCCAAGGGGAAGTTTGTTTATAC GCCCAACATGTCTCCTGCCCTTCTCATGATTGCTGGTGGAACTGGAATCACACCCATGTACCAAATAATCAAATCTTCTCTCCAAACTCCTGGTGACGCTACGAAGCTTTCTCTCATTTATGCCAACGTTGAAGAGGACGACATCC TGCTTCGCAAGGAACTCGAAAGTCTCCGAGACTCTTCCAACGGTCGATTCACTCTCTATTATGTTCTTAATAAGCCTCCTTCTAGTTGGACTGGTGGTGTGGGGTTTGTTACCAAGGATATGATTGAAAATCACATGCCTGCGAAGGACGTTGGTGATGAGAGGGTTTTAATGTGTGGCCCCCCTCCCATGATAAGTGCTATGAA GGGTCATCTTGCCCAACTTGGCTATCCTGCACCTCGCACTGTCTCCAAACTTGAGGATCaagtcttcctcttttaG